From the genome of Monomorium pharaonis isolate MP-MQ-018 chromosome 1, ASM1337386v2, whole genome shotgun sequence:
ttaacattttttaacttattttacaatataaaatacggAAAAACAATCGTTACGatcagtaaaaataaatattaacgaacaaaaatcttttcatttaattctatatctactgtaagaaaagaattaaatataagagaaTTTTGTATTCTATAATGTATTCAATAACAAATAGTACAATGATTTTTGATATCGATGCCAACTTGCTGCAATTAATAAAGTGCTTATTAAGTGTGTCATTATCAAGCAGTTAATCAatcaataaagaattaatattaaagttaagtttatgacaatattaaaagaatcaaattgcccttgaatttattatacatattttattatacatattttatttaattataaatattaatcgtaTCAGAATACATACAATGATCTGATGTCttcagaattatttttcataaaccaataCATTCATTCTTAACAATGTCGACTAATTCTTTCACCAGCTCCTTATCAGTCACGTTAACAAAATTGTCCTCATTGATTCCCATTTTGACTCTATTCGCGccataaattatcatttttcttctcttcgcTGACGCATGGAATTCTTTAGCGCCGGATTCTATGATTTTACGAATGTTATCCTTCGTTATACCAGCTCCGGGCATAATCACTAGCTTTCGGGTCTTTTGCAGCAATGTTCTTATCAGGTCTAACCCTTCCACAGCAGTATTCTTCTGTCCAGACGTCAGAATTCTCTGAAATCCAAGATCCACAAGAAGTTCCATCGACTTGATAGGATCAGCCGTCAGATCGAAGGCGCGACTAAATGTCACGGGTAGGGGTCGAGCGGCAGAGACAATCAGCTCGCATGGTTCAACATCGATCTCGCAATCGGGCGTCAATGCGCCAAAAATGAACCCGTCCACGTGATGATCCttaagaattttcaaatcatAAAGCATGGCGTCGATCTCGTCGCGGCTGTAAACGAAGTCGCCGCAGCGAATACGAATCATGGCGTAAAGCGGAATTGTTGTGAAGTTTCTTATTTGTTGAATTAACCCCGGACTAGGTGTCAAACCACCTTCCGAAAGAGCCGAGCAAACCTCCAGTCGATTGGCACCACCTTCCACAGCGTTTCTGGCGGACTCTAAAGAATCAATGCAGATTTCCatctaaaaaatgaaataattgatgTTACAGGAGTCTCTTCACAGAGATGCaccaatacaatttttttgttaaataaaattgtcaatttttttatatcaattgttTTGCATTGTTTTATGCACATGTACAAAGATAACAAGTACAatcatgtaaattttttaaaattatttatgtaaaaagaagtgaaaaaagaaaactagaTTTACTTGGAGCAAAGTTATACTAATTCAGTAAACACATCAATCAATTGTATATTTCctatagttttaattattcttgtaatattaataataataaaaataatttgaacgtttaaacaaaatattttgtatcctcctatataaaaatgtgttttttaatagtttatacttcctaaataaaagaaaatataatatttttggatatatgaaatatttattacaaaaatatgtatatatcatatgCTGACAAAACAGtgtactataaaatttaattaaaatatatattatcgactgaagaaaattaaaattattcttaaaataataatattccttAGTTTCTACATTTAatacagaataaaattaattaaagcgaAAGAAAGTTGTTAACTTACCTCTTGATTGATTAGTTATTTCAGTTGATAATACATATACAGCTCCAAATATTCGATTACTTTATTACACAAGTCTATTCCAGACGTTACATTGTTCTTATTTTACAGttgttctttttaattgacaaatttgTATTACTGTTAATAAGAATTACACACGTATATATTCGCTTCGGTAGAAATATGCTCAGGTTCTATACTCGGTGTAAAAGCTGCATCAGTAGATTGCTGCAATACTAAATATGGCTGCCGGCATGCCGGATATCTGAGAGTCGAAACTTTACGCGCGAGTCTCGCCATCTGTATTATACTTTCATGATACACTATATAATGATAACGATATCAGAGAGAACCTGAGCGCGATCTCgctttaaatatgattttattttagagcGTCTGTACAgcgatatttatgataaatatttataaattcatctttatttatttttaaatattatataaatatttaatacataatttatacacacaaaaaaattataaaatttttattcattatattattaaaatatagactaaatattttatacaatatttatggtaagtaaaaagtatatatttatataatatatatattttataaatattttcatggtacttatgataaatctttataactTCAATCTAAGattgcaaaaatatgtataaaatattttgatttgaagaataattaattaaattaataaaggcCTTTGAGATTTCATCAAATGCTTCACTTTTCATCAGTTATTTTAAAAGCTATTCTGTTATTCTAAACTTTATCAGTCCAGTTAAGCCAGTATAATAGAGccaacaatattaaaatttttgctttatcaacatattatattctttagaCTACTGCTAACTGATTGATGCAGATTATAATAAGTGtagatttgtataaaattcttatttattgaGGGACAGGATACAAGATTTACGAAGCGTaatgtaatattgtattatacaacatatataataaaataataccaaGTGCGACGCAcgcgtaaataatattaataataattatataataataataaaatcaataaaatattaatagtaacaaAAATCAAGCAAATTTTGTGGTAAGCGATgacaataaagaaatttaaaaaatacttcataACACACATTTTACAGTTATGTCGAAATTTAATCTCTTCGATTTTTCAATGATTACTTCTTCATTACTTTAGAATGCACTTCAGTTCAACGCAATTTgacgaacaaaaaaattgcgcGCACTTTACTtcttcgataaaatttaaattgtatcttGTTTCCCAATTTACGGCGAAGAAAGCGCGATCTTGTGCATCCTTTCGATTTATTCATTCGGCGTGCTTGGCAAGATTacactttgaaaaaaaaaattttttcgcgTGTAGAAACCGTTTTCTTGAAGTAAATCTTCATCGCGGTTGATTCCAATTACcgttaaatatacaattacacGTTCTCACATATTGCGCGAACATAACGTGatgtaaaaatgtacaatttatcATAATCATCATCGCGTTCCTACCGATATAGGATCTAGCTTACCGCTCACTAAGGGAACGTCAAAATCGTAAAAGATATTGTGTCTCTGCCGCGGCAGTTAATATCCATCTTACAATGTACTCCCGAAACGGACAATTCCCTTCAAATCTCCTTCTCTAGATCCGCTCATAAATTCGACTAAAATTCAATAGCGATGTTTAGAGAAGGATTGCGGTGGAAGACTTGGAAAATCAGAGATCACCGTTCGAGACCGCGATCGGCGACGGGCTCGTGGAGTTACTCGAGTTCGTCGTCGCCCATTTATTCTTGTGCGGGTCGACCCCAAAGCCCTCATCGTAATTTCCCCGTGTAATAAAGAGTTGCTTGAAGTGCGGGATACAGTACAGCTTACCGTTGTTCAGAGTGAAGGAGTCCATCCTATGCAAAACACATTACGTAATAATGATTTTGTACTTAATAATTGTACTTAACATCCTTAAGTTCGtcaagtaaagaataaaagctTGCAacaagaataacaaaaacCAATTATAACACTTGGTATAATATTAGTGTATAAAGATATTACAACATATCAAAGTCACACGCGTCTTTTCTTCATTaccttaaaatgcaattacacTGGAGACACCGAAAGCATTGCTTATGaaagattttgttatttgtttcgACCTTCTCCAAGGGGTAGACCTTCTTCTCGCAGCTCTCGCACACCTCTGTACAGGTCGTCTGGATCTCCTGCGCGATTGTTACGTCAAAAAAATGatagtaaaatttatcctTACGAGTAATATTTATCCTCCGGGATAACGGGAATTTGTTTGCGGAATGTACGATGAATTGTATAAAAAGAGATGCTCTAATTGTAAGAGGGATATAAGTGTACCTACATCGCGCATCATTTTTCTCATCAAGAGATTTCCCTGATCCCACCCTTCCCACTCCTCCCCTACGAGACAGATTTGGCATCTGTTTTTATTCATCACTTGTGTATTATCGTAATAAATGTTACACGTGAAAGATAAACAGAACAAGATACATCAATAGAAATAATACGCTAAAAGACGGAGTAAACTAATATTCTCACTATCTACGCTATACAAATCAGAAGAATTCGAGAGGCCGTTAACAAGGACTTACAAGGATTTGTCACGCGAGACCGTCTCCGTTTCTCGCTATCTCGGTCAACGGAGCAGATCTCTAAATCGAAATCAGCTTAGCGCTTCCCGCTATAAATTACACTAATCACTTAAATCTCTTAAATAAACTCGTAATTTGTGATTCGCAACGGAAGCTATTATTGCACAAACGTAAAAAGGAAGACGGAGAAATATTCGCTGTCGAGAATATACATTTTCGATCTTTCCTCTATCTCTTCTTATACAGCACTTAAATACACGCTTAAAAAGTTCGTACAATgttctctttaaaaaactgaGTCATCCGACTCAAACTCGAGGAACGTGACAGCGTTATTACCCTGATACCGAAGTCACATCCCTGTGCTTCTTTTCTGGAAGTGTAAAATGTGGCATCGTGCCTCTATGTCGACGACGTTCTTGCGCCTAGTATCTAACAgcgaaaatgttatttttacaaatttgcaACCAAGCAACGTAACATTTTCCACAATCTTGCAAtgcaagtaaaaaataatagacacgacggaacagaaataataaagcCACCGGTAGGAAAAATAATGTCGTGTATCTAGGATATAATataactaacaataagattaatatatgcattttttgtgtaaaacaATACATACGAGTATTACACGTATGTCTAGATGCAAATACGTAACACGCGTTGGTAAAGTATTTTCATTGTTTGAATTACAAATGCGAAAGCAGGCAGGCTGGAACGCGACGACACGAGAACGAAACATGTTGTTTCCGTTTTCTTTCACACGAGtataaaaatctatcgtaTGTCGCGCTAAGCTGTAAAAAGATTCGAAATTTGTAAAAGCGATCGAAATAGCTACGATCTTAACCGCTAGTCGGCCTTTGAACACCTCGACAGTGTCCAATGCTTCCTCTGTACACAGACAATTTCACGGTCAGACCCTTATGTCGCACGTTAAATTTGAGGAAGCGTCGCCTTCCGCCTCTCGTTCATCACTCTCACGCACTTTCTTTCCCTCTCGCACTTCTATTCTCATTCTGTCTCTCTTCTCATTCAACGAAAAACTTGGCacttatgaaaattaaaaatctaaactGTTAGAAGATCGTAACGATGCGAGAATAAAGTTCCAAATTCGTTAGTTGCACATTATATGCTCATAATATCGACGAcctgaaataataattgttgatATTCACATTGCAAGTTTCATTTTCTACATTTACaacatgtttataaaaattcttgtttttattatttacatattataaaaagcaaattatttatataaaaaatcaaaggcACACATTATGTAAAGATTGTTTGGTCGCAAAGATTTAAAACCATTTAaatcgaaaatataatttgaaaaaaattcaagattttttataaaatttagctACAGTCATTATAATGTAATCGTTTGTAAATCATGATCATTTCAGTAAAAAGATGCTTAACTAGTTCGTTTAGTTACATTagaattttcaatcaattaacAAATAACGGCGTGAGGTCAATgttaaattgtagaaaattatcattaaattaaaatgcgcATCGTTACGAATTTTATCGCTTAAAAGCGAATCCATCTTTACAATGATTTTAGCATCGTCGCACATATGTGGGTAGAAAAAATCTTCAtggtaacaataaaattataccgACATACGTACGCACAACACGAAAGTGGGCGCtcatcttttttatatctaaagtGAATTAGTAGACAATAAAGTTCTctttgtgttatataatatatatactcgTATATAATAAGGATAAATCGAGCGTTTTCGTATAACAATTTCtgctttacaataaaaattccaaCCATTTGTGCAACACAATTtcacagctgtcaaatttaatctattattCCTTAATGTAGATCTTCCTGAaagaataatgatttttagataaaaatttttttatagtgccGTAATCTgcaaatcaatatatattaaattctttggatattttttgttacgtgACTCAGTGTATTATTGCCACGAACAGTTTATCGCCATCCGTCTGGAATTGAACTGTTTCTTTTATACCGACATATATCTTCCCTCTAATTGGCAATCGGACACGAAACGCTCAACAGATCCGACAGTCGCGCGAACTCTcgtagtataataatatattaacacgTAACATATGATACAGTCTACGGCCTAAGATTTACTATACGAACATAACGCCGAGTATGTTAAAAACCATCCCTTAAAAAAACGCAGTCGTTACAATAATCGACGATAACCGAATATTTTATTGCCGTTGCTTAAATTgcacgaaattaaaaaaaactgccTTTCCAGTTGTCCCAACGGCGCTCTCCTTCCTCCATCGattctccttctcctcctcttcttatCCACCTTGCAATCGAATTATTCCAGGTGAATTTCCTCcggctctctctttctctctttttctttctctttcctttacTGCTTCGCGTCACAAAAAGAAGATCACTTGATTTTGTTTGTGATTACTTTTCTTCATTCGTTACCACACGACACAAGCGGGCAGGATTTTGATCAAAATATCACAGGCAGATTtcaaacgaaaaaaaagaaaaaaaagaatagtaaCGCCAAAAAAAGATAATCACATCAATCATGCTCAATAATCGATAAaggaataaaagtaattaaacgTCGATACTCGCAGCATGTAAAGTTTTACTTAAAACTTAATGGAGAGTGTAATCATGAaattttgattgaaatttgacgcttttattaaactatcggtatatttttatcgtttttaacCGTAAAACtgcgattttatattcttatttcacatgtaaacaataaaaaattaactttgcgTTATATAGGCAAGTTTGAATATTGAATTTGCTTTTTCTACAGTATCAATATTTCAttcttaaagaaatataatttcgtcgcgaaagaaaaatagattCTAAAATTGATTGACAAGTTTTAGTTAGGGCCGAAGCACAAAACATGGCGTAATGATTAAAACAGTCGTAGTCGTAGATGTAGCTTGTGCGTTGTCTACGTCTACGACTACGACTGTTTTAATCATTACGCCATGTTTTGTGCTTCGGCTCTTACGTGaacattgttttaaaatgtagTACATTTATAgttcttatatattaatatgttttaacCGCGGATACTTAAAATCAAGTAagtaaatagttaaaaatatctctCGACACTACATTTGCTAATATCGAGActttattattgtacatattaatattataattgcataatagTATTGCAAAATAGAAGCGAcagtgtaataaaaattatattctttttgttgcataaaaaagttttaatattattaaagagaataaatatgaatttgtATTCGCAGAATCCATTAAATGATGGAAAATTAgggcattaaattattacaagcaataattcatttttatcgcAGAATGTACATACTATATGTTGCTAATAAAGggtgcaaaaataaatctgtGTTATAAAAGACGAgcacacataaaataaaataaaatataatataatataatacaataaaatctcGATCGTGCGTTTTTTCAAGCATTGTTCGAATTGCGTCAAATATGAAAAGCTGCAATTTattagtttgaataaaacgttaattaaaaaaatattaagcactttcaaatattatatttcgttgtttgtttcaaaatttttgacgcAATATAAACATTGCTcgacaaataaaatacacttgtagttttaatatgtaaaacgAATAAGCACAGGCAGAATGACGTACAATTCAAAAACACACCATGCGCATACTTTATATCGGCATAATGCCGAGtcgtttaaataaacaaaaatgaaaattgattgagAGAGACATTTAATCTTTCAAATCAACCAATACAATTAGACGCATAAACCAGTCGAAAAAATGTATCGTtatagtaaaaagaaaaagaaatcaaagACGTGTTCTCCAAATTTGATCAATGCTAATTAAAAATCAGGAGGAGTGGCGACGTAAAGTGACTAATTAGATGCAGGAAAATTACATAAACGACAAATCGCGGTATGTTCAAGTCGAGGGAATGTAATTACGCGATTGTACAGGTCGAAAGAGCGTACTTACCACAAATCTATTGACTTTAACCTTCGATGTGCGCGGGGACTCGTTGGCCTGCGAGCCGAGAGACTCGAAACGGGCCCTCAGACTGCTCGCCGACTCTATGCTGGCCTGATCGCCCGTACCCTGGGCCATCTCCATTTCGGCGATATTATGATTGCTGATCTTGCCGTCGGTCTCCTCCCAATGTTCGAACTTAGCACGTAGGGTCTTGGCGCGCGCCGCGTTCTGCGCCTGCTTCAAGAACTCGTCCTCCACCTAGTTCGATAACAGGCAAAAGGATTGCGCGAATTATAGGGTGGAGACGTGCCGATCGAAGAGTAAAGAGCTGCTTTCCCGAAATTTTGTTTCGCGGGACAACGACCTGCTCCAAAAGTTCGTGCCGACTTTTTAGAGCCGCGCCTAATAACACGTTTGTGCAGCTCAGCTCCGGCCACTTTCGAAACTttggaatttaatttatttagtaattgaagcgcagaaaattaaatatctgaGGCGtgaagaaaactttttttttttaagaaagcaAAAGAGAGATTAAAGAGAATTTCGTAACTAAAATCAATAACTcgatattctttatatttattttaatgctacttattttaaagaataaatattaaataatatagaaatagaaagctatcgaattattatattacaactGTTATACTAtactataatttaatgttatataaaacacgTTCGATATCGAGTGCATTAAGTCCCTttgataagaaaattttacgcGAACACAAACCTTATCGGAAGACCGGACGTAATTGGGATCTCTCTCCTCGGCGCTATCGTTACCGTCTGATTCCTCGCCGTCTTCATCCTCGCCCTCATCCGAGTCCGAGGCCGTCGCTTTGGCGTACTTGTCCTCGGGCGGCGGTGTGAAGCGTTTCAACGGCTTCGGGCCCTCCGGCAGTTCTTCCTTGCACGCGTTCTCCTCCATCTGCCGGAAGATGGACAGCATTTTTCTTGCAGTGTCCGTATGCACTACCTCGTCCACCCTGTCGTCGGCTCTGACCACATCTGGATCGCGGTAAATCTCGCGATCCGGCGAATTCATctacgaaaaaaatatatatgttagtaGAACAACCAAACTTAACTTTATAAAACGacataatactttattattatctcttttctattatcacataatatttttatttcgaaataattcagttcaaaaaatttatatcacattTTACCTTACAGTTATTATTGTTctcatatacataataataaggCAATGTTGAACAATGTTACGCCTCGTGATAAAGTTTCTTCGTTTTCGCAACTGTATTGatactttgataaaaaaatatatttttactgacatttttttctttaacaaattttctttgcaaaccgtatacttttttaattgataaatgtaGAGATACACAATATAAAGATGctttttcttaaagaaaaaaatgtttgttacaCCGAAATATCATATGATTAATCTTAttcattaatctttaaaaaattatgcattaatttttttattatatctataatgtTGTAAatgtcttatatatttatccaaatctgttttttatcgaaattttataaatggctaatattaaattattgcagattaaatttatcttcaataaatatcgatatttatttattttgattactgTTGCTCAGAAATTCGTAGAGATTATGTGATAAGACGGtaagataaaaacaaaaaatgatttaaaaaaacatactcCGTGTATGTTGTTTATCGCGtgtatatgataatttttaaccGAATGTTTGAGCTATGATGCATCGTCGGGGGATCCAGGTAAGCTGGAGATCGACGGCcgaaatgtttctttttacgAACCGCATCCGGCATGAGTCAACTCGAAGAGTCTTAAGCGTGGGTGGTACGATTATAAATctcatatacataaaaaatacatataaaccttttcttttaatcaaaaatatgttatgatattagaagtaaatataatataatataatactatattatattatattaacttatgtcattataacatatttttgatacttttatatagaaatttagaTAAAAGATTAGTtaggaaaatatataaataaaaaatttagtaacatTCAAATAACAGTCTTGGAAAAAATCAATGTGCTTctaaaaaacacaatattatttaaaaaaaagaatgttacaCAGGCAGCGTGCATAGAAAATAGGCATTTACATGCTTCAAGGTTTAActaaaatattgcaatgttAATAAGAGCCCCCTATCGTGTAAAACAGGCCTTTCTTTCCAAGACATAAGGGTTTTAGCCCTTCTTTCGAGGCTCTGCTCGGTTTGCACGCGTTTATACCTGAATTCAAGTGGGTCAGGTAAGTCGAAAACCTGATTGCTGATCACGTGGAGCGATCGAAGGTTGCTGGAAAGTTTTGCGACATTTTAAGACCACCCTTGCGCCAGTCTAAATGCGGGACTGGCGACTATCGACGAGTCGTCGGCTTTAGTTAGACAAAAGGGTTGCGGTACGCTTCAAGGTTGACATTTAATCGCGATAAATTGACAGGTTCAAGAGCGGTATACGCACTCCGCAGTAGTCAATTGCCATCATTGCGATGATATATCCATTCGCTTCTCGCCGACGAATCTGATTTGCAGCGCGAGCAACCTGACAGTAGCAAGAAACAAAATTCTCGAAAATTCGAAATAAGCAATTATAATTGGAAA
Proteins encoded in this window:
- the LOC105832604 gene encoding copper homeostasis protein cutC homolog; this translates as MEICIDSLESARNAVEGGANRLEVCSALSEGGLTPSPGLIQQIRNFTTIPLYAMIRIRCGDFVYSRDEIDAMLYDLKILKDHHVDGFIFGALTPDCEIDVEPCELIVSAARPLPVTFSRAFDLTADPIKSMELLVDLGFQRILTSGQKNTAVEGLDLIRTLLQKTRKLVIMPGAGITKDNIRKIIESGAKEFHASAKRRKMIIYGANRVKMGINEDNFVNVTDKELVKELVDIVKNECIGL